One Mercurialis annua linkage group LG3, ddMerAnnu1.2, whole genome shotgun sequence DNA window includes the following coding sequences:
- the LOC126672420 gene encoding uncharacterized protein LOC126672420: MTMASNAYKIQIGTSDRTVAELLIAGFSGQLKGWWDYYLTKIQQLNILNVVQVSDEGGPVPNELGNPIQDAVSTLIFAIPLHFIGDSTHLKDKNADLLSNLRCKKLSDFQWYKSTFLSRVVLREDSNQPFWKEKFLAGLPTLLGEKVRNKIRETFGSHIIPYDQLTYGQLISLTQKQGLEICQDLKLQKHLKWELRKSKKELGSFCNRETKSVSKRFRDFRPRSKDKNHDTHHKKHYYKKPYRKSFRKQYDKPKTNKANLKDITCYKCGKKGHISKYCRVSRKIQELHLEGEVLDRIEALLAYSSDSETEMSSEGQNPQLDELVTTSSSSSDSNSDDDYESKHVNVLIKEQNLILDVIQHISNPQKQKKCLDQLKKSLEEEPKTVETNIPSTSTGLYDLFKTYKRK; this comes from the exons ATGACTATGGCATCCAATGCTTATAAAATCCAAATAGGAACCTCCGATAGGACTGTAGCTGAACTCCTTATAGCAGGATTTTCAGGACAACTCAAAGGATGGTGGGATTATTATCTTACAAAGATCCAGCAATTAAATATTCTAAATGTTGTTCAGGTAAGTGATGAAGGAGGACCTGTTCCAAATGAACTAGGAAATCCTATTCAAGATGCTGTGTCAACTCTTATATTTGCTATACCATTACACTTTATAGGAGATTCCACACATCTTAAAGATAAAAATGCAGACCTTTTGTCAAACCTTAGATGTAAAAAACTTAGTGATTTCCAATGGTATAAATCAACATTTCTCTCTAGAGTCGTGCTTAGGGAAGACTCTAACCAACCATTTTGGAAAGAAAAGTTCTTGGCCGGTCTCCCAACCCTGTTAGGAGAAAAGGTTAGGAACAAAATTAGAGAAACTTTTGGTTCCCATATCATCCCTTATGACCAACTAACATATGGACAACTTATTAGTTTAACACAAAAACAAGGTCTAGAGATCTGTCAAGATCTCAAACTCCAAAAACATCTAAAATGGGAAttaagaaaaagtaaaaaagaattAGGATCTTTCTgcaa CAGAGAAACAAAAAGTGTGTCTAAAAGATTTAGAGATTTTCGTCCTAGATCCAAAGATAAAAACCATGATACTCATCATAAAAAACATTATTACAAAAAACCTTACAGAAAATCTTTCAGAAAACAATATGATAAGCCTAAAACAAATAAAGCCAACTTAAAAGATATTACTTGTTACAAATGTGGTAAGAAAGGCCATATATCTAAATATTGCAGAGTATCTAGGAAAATCCAGGAACTTCATTTAGAAGGTGAAGTCCTAGATCGAATAGAAGCCTTGTTAGCATATTCTTCTGACTCTGAAACTGAAATGTCTTCAGAAGGTCAAAATCCTCAATTGGACGAACTAGTTACTACTTCTTCGTCTAGTTCTGATTCTAActctgatgatgattatgaatcAAAGCATGTCAATGTTCTTATAAAGGAACAAAACTTGATCTTAGATGTAATCCAGCATATAAGTAATCCTCAAAAGCAGAAAAAATGTCTAGATCAGCTCAAAAAATCCTTAGAAGAAGAACCTAAAACTGTAGAAACAAATATCCCTTCTACTAGTACAGGATTGTATGATCTTTTCAAGACctacaaaaggaaataa